The following coding sequences lie in one Peptococcaceae bacterium genomic window:
- the rplW gene encoding 50S ribosomal protein L23, with protein MRNPYEVLIKPVVSEKSTSLMEENKYTFKVDPRANKIEIKHAVETAFKVNVIDVKTMRVPGKLKRQGRTQGYTPSWKKAIVTVKAGQRLPIFEE; from the coding sequence ATGCGCAACCCGTACGAAGTTCTGATAAAGCCGGTGGTGAGCGAAAAAAGCACCAGCTTAATGGAAGAGAATAAGTATACATTCAAAGTCGATCCCAGGGCCAACAAGATCGAAATCAAGCACGCGGTGGAGACCGCGTTCAAAGTTAACGTGATTGACGTAAAAACCATGAGAGTTCCCGGCAAACTCAAGCGCCAGGGAAGAACACAGGGATATACGCCTTCCTGGAAAAAAGCGATTGTAACGGTGAAGGCGGGCCAGAGGCTGCCGATTTTTGAAGAATAG
- the rplB gene encoding 50S ribosomal protein L2 has protein sequence MPVKGFKPTSPGRRGMTVSTFEEITTDKPEKTLVERLKKNAGRNNRGKLTVRHRGGGHKRLYRIIDFKRNKDGIPAKVATIEYDPNRSANIALLHYADGEKRYIIAPHGLKVGDNVISGPDADIKVGNTLPLGSIPVGSIIHNIELKPGKGAQIVRAAGTSAQLMAKEGNYASIRMPSGEVRLVHINCKATIGQVGNLDHENITIGKAGRKRWMGIRPTVRGVVMNPVDHPHGGGEGRSPIGRKTPVTPWGKPAIGGKTRKKKNPNNKFIVTPRKK, from the coding sequence ATGCCGGTAAAGGGTTTTAAACCGACTTCACCGGGTAGGCGCGGCATGACCGTTTCTACCTTTGAAGAGATTACCACTGACAAACCTGAAAAAACACTGGTTGAACGTCTGAAGAAAAATGCGGGACGCAATAACCGCGGGAAATTGACCGTCAGGCACCGCGGCGGCGGGCACAAGCGCCTTTACAGGATCATAGACTTTAAACGCAACAAAGACGGGATACCCGCCAAGGTGGCCACCATCGAATACGATCCCAACCGTTCGGCCAACATTGCCCTTTTGCACTATGCCGACGGTGAAAAAAGGTATATTATCGCTCCCCACGGCCTGAAGGTGGGGGATAACGTCATATCAGGACCGGATGCCGATATCAAAGTGGGCAATACCTTGCCCCTTGGCAGCATCCCGGTGGGCAGCATCATTCATAATATCGAATTAAAACCGGGAAAAGGCGCCCAGATAGTCAGGGCAGCCGGCACGTCAGCCCAGTTGATGGCCAAGGAAGGCAACTATGCTTCGATCCGCATGCCGTCCGGGGAAGTGCGCCTCGTGCATATCAACTGCAAGGCAACCATCGGCCAGGTAGGCAACCTGGATCATGAAAACATCACCATCGGCAAAGCCGGCCGCAAACGCTGGATGGGTATCAGGCCCACAGTTCGCGGTGTGGTGATGAACCCGGTTGATCACCCGCATGGCGGCGGCGAAGGTCGTTCCCCCATCGGGCGAAAAACCCCGGTGACCCCGTGGGGTAAACCCGCTATCGGCGGGAAGACCAGAAAGAAGAAAAACCCCAACAATAAATTCATTGTAACGCCTCGTAAGAAATAG